The Opisthocomus hoazin isolate bOpiHoa1 chromosome 2, bOpiHoa1.hap1, whole genome shotgun sequence genomic interval tgtgctaTTTCTCTCATACTCTTTTTGCTttgggcaaaggaaaaaaacaaaaattttctgACTTAATTACAAACATTAGCAAAATGTTGTCAAACATTAGCAAAATGTTGCGATGTTTAAGCTGCAGCCATTGGAAACAAGtgtttattaaaatttttataatgtttcgttgtttttaaaaagcttcaGCAACATACTGTGGCTAGTACTAGGCAAGTTTTGCAACTTAATTCTTTACAAAAATTTAGACACAGTCTAATTTTGTTCACAACAACATCCTCTTAAAATCGCTTCACTGAGAATTTCCTAGGGATCTCCAACATTGGCTTTACAAATTTTGCATGTATGTATGCATACAAACAATGGAAAATAGATCTTAAATAGACATAGTCACAAACATTTAATATGTATTAACAGACAATGAAGTAAAACCTCTCAGTGCAACAGTCTGGTTGTCAGACTGTCTGGTTAAACCACATAAAACATTTTTGTGAAGTTCGTTCTACTTTTCAATCAAAAAATCCCAACATTGTCTCTATATGCATTCACACAGTCAAACTGCAACTGGAAacctttaaaattgtttttaaaagcattcatgACATGAAAGAAATTATGTGCTGCTATTTTACTGATATCTGAGTCAAATTGTATTATCGTCTAGCTGAAATGGATGGACGAAAGAAGCTATCTCAAAACACTGAACAGGAATTTTCTCCAGCTACAGCTTAGCTTTTGCTGCTGTTAAACACCTCACAGAGCATGCTTTGCAAGCAAAGACCATGCAGAACCATTCAAAAATATCACCTTTGACTGCAAGGCCAGGTTTGAAAAAGGGGAACAATAAAAAACAACTTCAtattgttttttgtttctcttcagttACGTTGGGATCTTTTCTTAAGATAAATGAATCAAAACTAGCACTACTGTATAATGCTCCTGTAGTGTTTAATTACACAGGAGTAGAAATCAGTACCAACAAATCTGATGAATCTCCAAGCACCATTTCTGCAGATACCCCTAAGAAAAGCCATTGACTGTAGTCTGTGGATATACGTTTCGCAGCTTTAGTCAGATTTCTGTGGCAGGAAATGAAACTATTCTAGATAGATGTTTTAGCCTAAAAAGTAGACTATCTTACTATGTTTTTATAGGACATGGATCTAGAGTGAAGTCGGTTTATACAGTCCACATAATACTTAGTTATCAGTTATACAAATAATACATATGTACGTATTTAGGAAAAGCAGGGAACAAATACTTAAGAAAAATAACAAGCAGTAAGATGGAGGCAAGAAGTCAAATAATTTTAACCCAGAGAAGATCACTGGTCCAGGGAGACTAATATTCCATCTTCAGGATGTTTAAATGGCTGAACAGCCTAATAATTGCACCTGCTCAGAACTGTTACATGAAAGAGGATTAAAATCTGTGATCAATCTTTTTGAAATTCCAGTTACCTCAGACATCTTTGAGTGCTTTAGGACTTCCCATTCTCAAAACAATTCAGTACTCATTTTAATTGTAGGACTTGCTACTTACTGATAAAAAGAACTACTATTTATTTTCCTGATAAGTTTTATATTTACTTAGAAAAAACTTTTACAAGGGAAAAACATCTAAAAAAGATTCAGTGCTGACCCaatcctatcttttttttttttaacatccaaACTGAGCTCAAATAGTACGTTAATAAACTTAGCTTTACCTGAACGTAGAAGATAATATTACATAAATCTTTATACTGCAGAAATATCCACTGGGGATGACCCActataaaccaaacaaaaacccctacCCCATTTAGTAACTCCTCCAAAAAGGATAGGCATCTGTTCATGTTACATCAGCAGCTTTGCATCTAGAACAGTTTGAGCTGGCTTACCAACCTCCTTTACGATGTCAGCATGGactcttgccaccacaaattaCCAGAAAGCTGAGTTCCATGGTTATACGTATTTTCTTTGAACACCACTCGCATAACATTTCAAGGAAAGTGAGAGTCAGAGAACTTTTTAAATTGACAGTGCATAGAGAATGCATTTGTTTTTGTACATACAAAGGCACTCAGTGATtctccaagaaaaagaaagagcttaACAAACTGTACGTCCAGTTAAACTGACCTTTTGGAGTCTTCTAGCTTTTCTTAACCCCTCATTGTGCTTATTCTTTTGTTCATTAAAAACTTTGCAAGAGCCATCAGTAACATCACACTCTGAAACTTCATTTTCATCACCTAGAAACCAAATTCAGAAacttgaaatgaaaaatgcaatcTTGTGAAATGAAACTGCCACCAATTATTTTATCGTAGCACATAGAGTCATGCACAACTAAGATACCTAAGTTAGTAATTTGTACCAGTTATTTTTCCATCGTATTTCAGTTATGGAAAAAAGAACGACACTCAAGCATCTGACTTCATCTTTCAGTATCTGATCTTGTAAATAAACTAGTTTTAAAACTCCCAATTTCCGATATTTTGAAAACCGTGTATTAACTACAAGTAGAGAATCCGGTAAATTGCTTTCTATTTATTACAAAATTTGCAAACTCTCTGAATACAGTAGTGGCTAGATATTTACGTTCTTACTGAAAAGCCTGTGCTTTCAGTACACACCGTTTATCTGAAATGACCTAAAGgtctgaaatgtgttttcaaataCTCTGCATGCAAATCTAGCAAGCTGTTAGCAGGTAAGAATTGTGTGTGCATGCAGGCTTATCAGTCCTATTATTTATAAAAAGGCACCAACCATAACAATGTACTCCAATGTGGCTgccaaaaagcagtatttttcatcACATATTTTGTGAATTAACATACATTTAATTCTTCAGCACTGTCAGGATGATTTTTATAAGCACTAAATAATAAACTCTTGAATCATTTGAAAAATTAGCTTGCTTGCATAAGATGAAAAAGTTTGATCTATCTTTTGATTAATGAAGTTTTATCTACTGAAGATGTCAGTAGAtcatttttccaaaatttaattGAATGGAGTCTACTTTAGGACATTTGTTAATTCTTCATTTCAAAGAAATTCATGAGACCAGTTAAATAAAGTTTAATAATTAGTGATTAAAGTGGCCTAACTTCAGCTCCTCCCAAATAAACTGCTTCTGATAACTGATACTGAAGGCTACTATCCATATTTACTAGTCTCACTGCATATATAACTAAGAAtcatttgtttttcctctgtcagCTACTCATATTCTTAATCCTTGAGGTGACAGAACAACCACAAACTGCAACacaaaaaattatattttccattactgattacttattttaaaattatgaactCATCAATATTTAATCACTTCTTCACACTAAAGTTGCAACTTTCATGTGAATTTACACATCATTACAGTAATTTGTGTAATACAAGTAAACCTGGCTTTCAGTTTAATTTAAACTCCATATTTAAAGTGTCATTTAACAAAAGGAGAACTAATTACTTAACTATGTTAATTTTATTTAGTATTGCACTGAGGCCCACCATCTTCTGTCACTGAGCAAGACTGATGGCCAGCAGGAGAAAAGACCTTGCCACACAATAAAAAAAGAGCTAAGAAATTTAAATTTAACTCCTTTTACatggaaaacattatttttaaacatgtattttgaatcttcaaaaaaaaaaaaccaaaccaagaagcACAGGACTGCAAAGGATGTCAGGAGATCATCCACTCCATTGCTTTACCCCAGACAGATGGGGGTAAAACAAGGTATGTCTCTGTTAATTTCCAGTAAGTTATTTCAGTCACTGTAAAAGGACTATCCACCATTTCGGGTTTTCTGGAAGGGTGGGTTGGAGATGGGAGCGAGAAGTGGTGTAATATTCTTTTTGCCACTCTTCACCTGAACACTCAAGCTCCACAGCTTGGACCTCTTTCCAGTTACAGTTCTCTCTTGTTGGTTCTTCGTATTTACAGGAAAACAGGAACAGGGGAGGGGGTCCATCACTTCCTCTGATTATCAGCTTGAGAATCTTATGCATTACATAAATAAGAACTATTCTTTGCAATCCAGTTCCTACCACTTCTCTCCCAACTCTCAGGACTTCTCAAGCACTTTCCAGCTTTTCCATCCTACAGGTCTCAAGCTTCACTGTCTGTTGTCTGGTTCTCCCTGACTGcttctttttaaagcagttgctcagtcacAAGTAAGGAGTTTTCATCTTTTGTAGGTTTTCCTAGGGTATTTCAGATAAGGTCCACAGAACTTTTTGAAGCAATTCCATCCACTGTTATTTATCCCCAAATTTAGTTCAAATACACAGCTCACTCATGCCACTGTGGTCCATTATATTCCTTGAATTCTCTTCTAAAACATTGCTCAATGACTGGTATCAAAATTAGCAGTTTTGATAGCCCTCTGTAGTATTAGAACAAATTAGAGTGACTTTAATTTGCAGTGTAAGCTTCTACTCATTCACGATCATTTATCACCAGTGAGAAGTTCTGAACCAGAATATTATCTTCAAAATTCCATTTGATATTTACTTCAAGTTAAAGGTACAACTAGCTAGTTTTTGGTCAATCATGTCTAGCTAATAAAAAATTTATCTATAGTGTTCTACTTTAATAATATCATAATGAAGCGTCATTGAAATTCAGCTGTATCATATCTACTATTTTGTACTTATCCACAGGGTTATTTACCCAAACTGTGAAGAAATTAAATCTGAATTTGGCATCATTGGTAATCCTTCAGGTACATATGCACAGAATATTTAATAACTTGTGCTATTATTGTAGTTACTATTCCAGCCTGGGCAAATATCAAGTTTTTGCTATTCAGAACACAATTTCTTCATTCTTCTGAAAGCTTATGTACCCACCAGGCAGGCCCACCAGAGAGCACCTGTTAATGGCTTAAAACAATTTTATCTAGTTTTTTATGTGCTCTAGGACAAGTGTCATCAGGCTTTGCAAATCTGACTGCATCAAAATAATCCTCAACATGTTCCTCTATTCAGaaatatttgtcctttttttagttttaataatTAGTTACAATTAAACTATTTGTAAAGATAAACAAAATAAGGAATGAAGCAAGAAAGTTTTCTTCCTCAtcccttatttattttttaaaaggacatAATAAAATGTCAAGAGAGGACATCCTACAATATTATTAGTCAGCTtgtcttcttccaaagctgaagaaaaagaaaaaaggcacatCAAATCTAAGGAAGTTTTCACATTTGTGTTTTTAGATATAaacagtattacagaatcacagaatcacagaatagtaggggttggaagggacctctgtgggtcatctagtccagccctcctgccgaagcagggtcacctacagcaggctgcacaggattcCAGCAGCATTAAGTACCTAGCACCTAGAACCTCACGTAAAACTTATTCATCTAGATTAAACATTTTTGCACCAAATAACAGAGTGATACTCCAGATTCCCCATCTTACAATTGAACTACATTAATTATAATATAATAGGTCTTAGTTTATGTGTTTTGGCCAACCAAGATAATATTTGCTTCCCACATTCACCATAAATATCTAAAATTCACTCAGTTAAGCCTTAAGTTTATTTTTAAGACTGGAAAGAATGCTAAGTCACAGTTCAAACTTCTCAATGATTTTAGGACAATAAAAGCTTAAAAACACATGCTCTTGCATTCCTTGCCCAATGTTATTTATTGTTGTAGCTTTCAGATGAAAAGTCAGGAATTCATCAAATCTGAGCAAGTACTGGCATTCTAAATCATGTTGTTCAATTGCCAACTTACCCTACCATCAGCCCTACTAAAAAGTTATAAGCAGATGGACTGGATTTCAAAGTAAAGCAATTTACAACATGAATTGCAAGTTCTTAGACTCTCCTAGTAGCACGGATAATTAACTTTCACAAAAAACAGTCTTGCTGCATTTCCACAAACTTATACTCATGACAGAGAAAAGCCATCATTTTCCTCACTTTGCTAAAAATTTAGGCACTGACACGCAAAACCCAGTTACACAGCATTTATTGATTACAGAGCACTGAAATTTATCAGGTATGGCTGGTTTAATCAGAAGGACaaaaaatttatttcacttccagaaacaaagctgagaaagaaaaagtgaatctGAATAGGAAAGCATCTTTTAATATTCTTATAACACCTTATTAATTTCAACTCTTGTATCTGTGACAGTTCTCTGCTTGACTTACGGCTTGGAGTAAGATGGAAATAAATAGCCATGTTTATGCCTGTGCTGTTCAGCAGAACAACTGGACAGCCTTGAGTGTACCCTACAACAGAACCTGAAGTTCCTGCAACATATGCATTGGGACTTGAAAAGTTAATTTCAGATCAGCGCGTAAAAATCAAATGTTCCAAGTAGTCTGTGGAAAGAAAGCTTATAAAACCTTGCTTCTTGTCATTAAGCATGCTGGGTAAGAGTGACACTGACCTAAAAACACAAGGGAAAATTGGGCAACAAAAATCTCTGATGTTTAAAATGCATACAGATATAACTGAATTCTACAGGGATATCTGACTACTCCTAACTGTGAAAAGAAATCTTCAGCATTATAAATAATATACTGTATTTACCAGTTTTCAAATCACATACAACATACAGAAAACCAAAGCAATTTACTATTTATTTACTAATTAACATGGACAGAAAATAACTACATTCAAGCCAAAAAGAACATACTCAACctatatttaataaaaatcaatTATTCCATCATACAGCATCACAGTAGTAAGTTTAAAATAAGTTCTTCCACAGAACTTGCATTAGGGAAAATACAACTCATCTTTCGTTATTGATTCCTTCCATTTTTCAGTGAGCCCGTTTCAGCTGTCACAATTGAGGTTCTACTTGACTACACAACAGGTACATGAACCTGACTACATTATATTTGGGAAAATGACCATCACTGATAAATCACAAGTATTATTAGAATTACTAGACACACAAATTGAGACTTACAGTAGTTCCTaacaaaaaaggataaaaaatatAAACATAGAATAACTTGCGTTTGCTGAATACTTGtgactttttcctctcctccaaaaTCTGTTACCTTAAACAAGTTgtccagaaagaaaataaaagcataacaTGCTAGAACATTGATTATAATTTAATCAGTAGAATTTAAAAGTTAGAATTACCTCTAAAATCAACTGGCATGGCTAAGTTTAAAAGTagtaaatattttctccttcctcattTGTTTTCATGTTCTTTGACATTAAGAAATACATAAATTAAGGATCATCTTCTAGTACACTGCCACATGGCAAAAACACATACAGTGGATTCATAGCTTCATGGCTGTACATTTCTTATACTTGTGTTAACATATACctgcatcatttttttttaactgcgcACTTCAGGTATTAAAATACAGAATGTAGCGAACCCAAAATCGCAGCTCACAGTTCAGCCACTTATTACCCACAGATATAAGCACAGTCACTGCTCACTTGACAGAGTTCAAAACATCAAAATCTGAAAGTGATTAGCCCAATGCAAGTTAGGAGCAGGGAAGTTCCTTAGATTCAATATTCTAGTATACATTTACATTGAAATAAATTAGGCTAAACCGACTTAAAAAtgctcaaatattaaaaaaatactcttcaAATTACTATTAAAAACTAAGTTCTGTATAAAAAAGCCATGGTTGATTTACATTGTGATTCTTTCACATGACCTCATATATCTTACTCAATCTTGATTATAGCACAAGTTAGAAATTGCTAACTCAACTATCTTTTTATTTCCACCAGAGATTTTATGCCCTTAACTGCAACAAATCTAACGTAGCCATTTTaacttgtgaaataaaaataatttgaacaaAGGAACCTATGATGAGCAGTTGATATTGTTGATAAACAATTTACAAGAGCACCATAACATTTACAATAGAAAGACCTTGGTTTCTTAAGCATATTTTGAATAGCAGCAGAAAGTTTACAGAATGCCAAGCATTAGGGGAGAAGAAGGCTCACATACTTTTGTTGCATTTTGTGAGCACAGTTTCCTTATCTCTTTGtgatttctttgtgtttgtaatataagggggggggagagggggaagagagaggtGTTCTTTTGGATCCTATGCACTCATTTATTTTACTCAAAAATAGAGTCAGTACtgcagcattttcttcttttggtgtaattctgaaatatttttcccttgGGAATGGCAGCTCATTTTGTAATTTAGTTGCATGAGTATATCTAATGTAGTATGGTATCTTTTCATTCTCCAGCATTATGTAGCGACTTACCAGTAGTGCGAGTACAGTAATTCACATTGGTTCTGCAGGATTTTTCATGAGCGTGCTGAGGTAGCCTATTCACATCATCAGAATCTAGAGCTTCTGTAGTGTCAGCTTTTTCATCACCTGACATATAATTTAATGGCACACTTCCAGGATGTTCAGCTGGTTTGAagtttttctttactgaaacgTCATTTGCTGGAATAggctttttcttacttttcttggAAGTAGTATGTGGCTTACAGAAACTCACATCAAGTGAGTCCATGCTTGTAAAAGAGTTTTTGCAACAAACTTCAggaggattctgtgattcctttggTACCCGTACCtgtacttcattttctttcaaattggATGATGAAAAGAAGTCTTCATAAGCAGCCTCTTCAGCACAAGAAGACTTGCTATACGTAGTAACTGCTTGCAAGAACTCTTTAGACCCTGATGCACCCAGTTCTGAGGCAGCCAAACTAGTTATTGTTTGTagtttcttcctcttcttgtCTTCAAGAACACAATTATTTCTGTCAACAGGGAAACTTCTATCCAACAAACATGCATTTAAGTCTTCGCTGTTCATAAGTGAATTAGAGATACTGCTAACCAAAGCAGGGACAGTACTTAACTTGACTATTTTTTTGGAAGGAGTAATATGACCCAAGCCCTTGATTTGGAGAAGATAACTTCTGTTTGCAACTGAAGTAGTAATGCTATTTTCatccttctgatttttctttggaaactttTTTAGTTCTTTCTTTTCTAAAGACAATTCATCACCCAAAATATCctgcaaaatctgtttctttctcaAGCTTCTTCTGTTATGTTGTTTTGGTGTTAAGCTCTTCTGCTCATAGCTATGTGAGGGAGAATTCACTGATGCACTCATGGATACATGAGTATCAGTCCAAGTATCACAGGCGTGTTTTACTATCTCTATTTTCCGTCTCTTTAACTTATCAGTTCCCCAAAGATAATCACTGGTCGAGTTCAAGCAGTCTTCTGTTTGTTCTCCTGCAAAATAAGAAAAGTGGCAATATAAACATAAATTTATAAAtacaaattattatttaaatataaatataaattaacaGAAAGAGTACTACATTTCttaataaaatacatataaaattactgaaaaaagaaaacaaggatttAGCCACTTTTCTGGATATTATATGGGAAGTCATCAAAAACTAAACATAAAACGGGTAAGAAACAAAGCACGTCCTATGTTGACAAGAAGGTACAACTTTAGCTGTCATATCTTCTTACATGGTAGTAAGTATCCATAAGCACTGTTCTGCTTTcttgaaacaaagcagcagaggaaCTCCCTTTCACTCTTGCATTTGTGGAGAAAGTCAGTATGATTTTACACTGATAAAGCTAGCTATAACAATACTGGAAACTCAATAATCATTTTTACTACCACAGCATTACCACCACCTTGTAGTTTTCACAGTTAGGATTAAATTAAATACAACATCATAGTTTCATACCACATACATCAAcacaatgtattaaaaataattagaatGTGGAAAACTGCATCATTTCTTGTAGCTATTCTCATAAAATTATTTTGGGGGATGTGATACACAGAATCTATTCATAACTCTTCGCAATAAATTCCTCTGAAACAGGCTAGTATCTTTGACTATTcagaatacattttttaaaatccagttgTTCTACAATCTCATTATTGCAATAGATGCTTTTGTTTAAACATATTTTGACTGCAAAGTTTCAGCAATACTCCTTCTGTAAGTGCTCCTGTAGGTTTTCGGGGAAGTCTTGATGTTGTTTGTTTACTAAATAAGTAACATTTTAACATATGGTGTAGCTAGCTAAATTCAGAAAAGTTAAATATATGGGGATGAAAAGAGAAGCTTCACATGACATGACCAGACGCCCATATTGACAATTGAAAAAGTCTTAATTTCAATCCTCAAATTAAACTAGATTCTTGAACTTTCTTAACCATTATTAACCAACCTACTCTCCTGTATCTCACAAGCACAAACAAAAGGGTCACCGTCACACAGCGTCAGAGTGGAAGCTACACAATGTTGCCACAGGATGTGGAGGTCTATTCTTCACGTAAAATTACATTGTGCCGTTGTAATGTTGGAGGGACATACTCAAGGTAAAGCTCTCAAATCATCATGTTCAACATCATCAGCACACAACtaacataccaaaaaaaaaaaagtttgttggcACAGCCACGCTACTTCCAGTATTAAGCTATTACTTCCCCCTAACATTGCATGAAGAGATACCAAGCTGTCTGAGGCTACAAGATCCCACCCTTGTTCTCATGTACACCAGCATGACAGAATCCCTGTGTGATGTCAACAAAATACAACACTTGAAAACTGCATGAGGTATGGCTTACTGTCGTGGTAGAACGGAGAGTAGGCAGACCACTCAAGTGGCCCTCCTTATGAATTCTAAAGACTGTCTTCTGCTTACTTTTCTACTGAGATCAAACACCAGCATCTGACTTCAGCTTTTTGCTCACGTGACTGACAGAAGACATGAAGTCTGAAGTGCATACCCATTCCACACATGATTTATGCTGTTAAAATGCCCAGTGATGTAGCTCAACAGCACAATAATCTCCCTTACGTCCtgcaaaaaaagtcaaaacaCAGGAACAGACCCCTAACTTTATGAGAATAAAAATCTTGATAACAAATGACTTGAATTCATCTGCAaccataaaacattttaaaagctgatttGTTTTTGCTCTTGATACTTCTTCAATCCCTGAATACTTAAGCTGGTGAACATGTTAGGTTTCCTTTTAAATTCGAGTTATTTGACTGAAAATTTGGAAGACATTTATTTCAGTTCTCCGAGGTTTCTCTCTCATTCAgttatcttttttcttcccacaccACACTATTTAGTGTGCACTCTGTATTCTACACAAGATCACTGTAAGAGCAGAGAAGACTGACACCATGCCAGGAGAAGCAGCCATTAATGGGGAATGGTGCGAGAAAAGAGGAGGAATCGAGGCAAGCAACACAGCAGCAAGACAGAGCATTTAACCCATGTGATTCCTCATGCTCCATTTTCCTTGAATTCTTAATTCTACATACTTTGccagttaagaaaaaataaaataattcagttttaaaTATAAATGATAGAGCAAGTAGTTCCCATTTCAGTATACCATACTTTCCAAAATAAGATATACAGGccatgtattatttttaatttctgtagtaTGTAAAGTTGTGTTAGTTACCTGGTAACAATATATCTTCCGAATCAGTTAAGACACGAGTAGAGAGCGGGCAGTCTCCTGGTGAACTGCTTAGAGGTATTTGAGACATCTGCGAAGCTAGGAATTTGTAAATAATAAACTAGTTAGCCCTATTTGCAAACATACAGATTTCTACACCATCTATTCTTATTTTCAAAACAGCTCAATCATAAGAGACAAGTCACTGCTTTGCCAACGAACTAGAATCATATAAATAATTGTAGACTGCTCAACAGTATCTCAAATTTACATACCAACTAAAAAGCTATTACATATTCTAtaattttctgcaatttttttttataactcaGCACCACATTTTTCTGAAACTAAAGAGTGATGGTAAACCATTTAGAAAATATTATAGACATGTCTAAGACAGTTGAGACATTTTACTAAAGAATTTGTCAAATTCTGCAATAGGCTGCAAAGCCTTGATATAGTAGAAACGTGTTTCAAAACATGTGAAGGCATTACCTTAcaactcaaaaagaaaacaaatacaagccATGCTGCAATAAatgagatttaatttttcatccATGTATCACTGGTTCTTGTATCATTGTCTTCCATGACTTCTTGTGCCCTTTGATAGAAAGAAACTAAAAGCTAAAGCATTCATACCTACTCgaaacctgggaagaagggaggacaTGCAATCGAGTAGGAtatgaaaaaaattctaaagGCCAGAGCAAGACAAGTGCACCAAAAATTCAGCAATAAAGATAGTAGCCATTTGTGCATGTTCATGGATAAGCAAAATTTAACTTCTTACCAGCAGGAGACAGATTTTCTCGTTTTTCCTTCATCTCCTTCACTCTTCTTTCCATCGCATTGCATTGATCTTTTATCTTATTAACAGGGCTGTACACAAGTGAACCATTGTCTTCAAACAGTAGAACTGGTACATCGGCTTCTACACAAAGAAATAGCATGTAAATATTAATGTACAAATGCAATAGGACCTTCACGtgaagattctttttttcccataaaacTTGAAAAAATTAAGTTCCTTATACCTACCATCACTACAGATACCTTAAAACCACAAACTTGCAAAGAACTCTAAAAAGCAAGTCCACTTTATTTCTCACGGTGAGAtgtataaaagtaaaaaaaccaaaacccgaaCCCCATCAACTGCTTTAAAGAAATAACTTCAGATATTTGAATATTAGTCCAAAGTA includes:
- the MCPH1 gene encoding microcephalin isoform X2, which gives rise to MELVLKGISAFVEVWSFNRTENYSKTFEQQLLHMGAKVSKTLNKHVTHVVFKDGRLTTWRKAQKMGVKIVSVLWVEKCRETGLHVDESLFPAVDTNEGLPLLTKKHKCMQPKDFVERSPENDRKLQKRLDQMAKELAVQKIAINAEADVPVLLFEDNGSLVYSPVNKIKDQCNAMERRVKEMKEKRENLSPAASQMSQIPLSSSPGDCPLSTRVLTDSEDILLPGEQTEDCLNSTSDYLWGTDKLKRRKIEIVKHACDTWTDTHVSMSASVNSPSHSYEQKSLTPKQHNRRSLRKKQILQDILGDELSLEKKELKKFPKKNQKDENSITTSVANRSYLLQIKGLGHITPSKKIVKLSTVPALVSSISNSLMNSEDLNACLLDRSFPVDRNNCVLEDKKRKKLQTITSLAASELGASGSKEFLQAVTTYSKSSCAEEAAYEDFFSSSNLKENEVQVRVPKESQNPPEVCCKNSFTSMDSLDVSFCKPHTTSKKSKKKPIPANDVSVKKNFKPAEHPGSVPLNYMSGDEKADTTEALDSDDVNRLPQHAHEKSCRTNVNYCTRTTGDENEVSECDVTDGSCKVFNEQKNKHNEGLRKARRLQKPTRTLVMTSMSSEKQETVIQLVNKLGDFLFSDVVCETTSHVVTGNPRRTLNVMLGIARGCWIVSYEWVLWSLELGHWISEEPYELSSSFPAAPV
- the MCPH1 gene encoding microcephalin isoform X3 gives rise to the protein MSRFLKHKCMQPKDFVERSPENDRKLQKRLDQMAKELAVQKIAINAEADVPVLLFEDNGSLVYSPVNKIKDQCNAMERRVKEMKEKRENLSPAASQMSQIPLSSSPGDCPLSTRVLTDSEDILLPGEQTEDCLNSTSDYLWGTDKLKRRKIEIVKHACDTWTDTHVSMSASVNSPSHSYEQKSLTPKQHNRRSLRKKQILQDILGDELSLEKKELKKFPKKNQKDENSITTSVANRSYLLQIKGLGHITPSKKIVKLSTVPALVSSISNSLMNSEDLNACLLDRSFPVDRNNCVLEDKKRKKLQTITSLAASELGASGSKEFLQAVTTYSKSSCAEEAAYEDFFSSSNLKENEVQVRVPKESQNPPEVCCKNSFTSMDSLDVSFCKPHTTSKKSKKKPIPANDVSVKKNFKPAEHPGSVPLNYMSGDEKADTTEALDSDDVNRLPQHAHEKSCRTNVNYCTRTTGDENEVSECDVTDGSCKVFNEQKNKHNEGLRKARRLQKPTRTLVMTSMSSEKQETVIQLVNKLGDFLFSDVVCETTSHVVTGNPRRTLNVMLGIARGCWIVSYEWVLWSLELGHWISEEPYELSSSFPAAPICRLQRHLSRGKYQQNLFSNQPVMFVSPTSQPPRKKLIELIQLSGGKICKALRQAKICIGKNTGKKYQEIKCLSEKWILDSITQHTICPMENYIFQL
- the MCPH1 gene encoding microcephalin isoform X1; translation: MELVLKGISAFVEVWSFNRTENYSKTFEQQLLHMGAKVSKTLNKHVTHVVFKDGRLTTWRKAQKMGVKIVSVLWVEKCRETGLHVDESLFPAVDTNEGLPLLTKKHKCMQPKDFVERSPENDRKLQKRLDQMAKELAVQKIAINAEADVPVLLFEDNGSLVYSPVNKIKDQCNAMERRVKEMKEKRENLSPAASQMSQIPLSSSPGDCPLSTRVLTDSEDILLPGEQTEDCLNSTSDYLWGTDKLKRRKIEIVKHACDTWTDTHVSMSASVNSPSHSYEQKSLTPKQHNRRSLRKKQILQDILGDELSLEKKELKKFPKKNQKDENSITTSVANRSYLLQIKGLGHITPSKKIVKLSTVPALVSSISNSLMNSEDLNACLLDRSFPVDRNNCVLEDKKRKKLQTITSLAASELGASGSKEFLQAVTTYSKSSCAEEAAYEDFFSSSNLKENEVQVRVPKESQNPPEVCCKNSFTSMDSLDVSFCKPHTTSKKSKKKPIPANDVSVKKNFKPAEHPGSVPLNYMSGDEKADTTEALDSDDVNRLPQHAHEKSCRTNVNYCTRTTGDENEVSECDVTDGSCKVFNEQKNKHNEGLRKARRLQKPTRTLVMTSMSSEKQETVIQLVNKLGDFLFSDVVCETTSHVVTGNPRRTLNVMLGIARGCWIVSYEWVLWSLELGHWISEEPYELSSSFPAAPICRLQRHLSRGKYQQNLFSNQPVMFVSPTSQPPRKKLIELIQLSGGKICKALRQAKICIGKNTGKKYQEIKCLSEKWILDSITQHTICPMENYIFQL